A single region of the Salarchaeum japonicum genome encodes:
- a CDS encoding HPP family protein yields the protein MLDRLRERIRAARRRAGRIERREVNEFRRWLETTSNLTRVSVLLFVPLLMGFVTLLSQLVPNISFLLFPPLASSTYTLFADPEGRYADPRRFVGGLTLGAFCGWLALEATAIAYGVSPTTMDVHASGAALAILFTGVSTWLLDLELPTAFSTALLVLLTGNAQLAYLAGVLVSSLVVAGVFVAWRRQFYEQRARYLYQTTQGDDHVLVPMRGEHVTETAMFGARVAAAHDAAKVVLLDVMDERTVAQATRARLDEGVENPEECAQEEVAAEAARELERHAAHIETRVGVPVEVVVAVDRQAPAETVFDTAERTNCDLVVTPYEEEDDATSPFVRTILRGPVDAIAFRSATGSTTWKRVMVPVRTASDLAHAMIDYAARLAGHAGTVSVCTCIDHERERRSAESMLANLVETIECRSETRVSRSSIESFIERNDAHYDLVVLGASSNRSAASRVVSPPTFSRIDDVETDVAVVHRT from the coding sequence ATGCTCGACCGGCTCCGTGAGCGCATCCGTGCCGCGCGCCGCCGAGCCGGCCGTATCGAACGCCGCGAGGTGAACGAGTTCCGGCGGTGGCTCGAAACGACGAGCAACCTCACCCGGGTCTCCGTCCTCCTGTTCGTCCCCCTCCTCATGGGGTTCGTCACCCTGCTCTCCCAGCTCGTGCCGAACATCTCCTTCCTGCTCTTCCCGCCGCTCGCGTCCAGCACGTACACGCTGTTCGCCGACCCCGAGGGCCGGTACGCCGACCCCCGGCGGTTCGTCGGCGGGCTGACGCTCGGCGCATTTTGTGGCTGGCTCGCGCTCGAAGCGACCGCCATCGCGTACGGCGTGTCCCCGACGACGATGGACGTGCACGCGAGCGGCGCGGCGCTCGCCATCCTCTTCACGGGCGTCTCCACGTGGCTCCTCGACCTCGAACTCCCCACCGCGTTCTCGACCGCGCTCCTCGTTCTCCTGACGGGGAACGCCCAGCTCGCCTACCTGGCGGGCGTGCTCGTGTCCTCGCTCGTCGTCGCGGGCGTGTTCGTCGCGTGGCGACGCCAGTTCTACGAACAGCGCGCGCGCTACCTCTACCAGACGACGCAGGGCGACGACCACGTGCTCGTGCCGATGCGCGGCGAGCACGTCACGGAGACGGCGATGTTCGGCGCGCGCGTCGCCGCCGCGCACGACGCCGCGAAAGTCGTCCTGTTGGACGTGATGGACGAGCGCACGGTGGCGCAGGCGACCCGCGCCCGGTTGGACGAGGGCGTGGAGAACCCGGAGGAGTGCGCGCAGGAGGAGGTGGCGGCGGAGGCGGCGCGCGAACTCGAACGCCACGCCGCCCACATCGAGACCCGGGTCGGCGTCCCCGTCGAGGTCGTGGTCGCGGTCGACCGCCAGGCCCCCGCGGAGACCGTCTTCGATACCGCGGAGCGCACGAACTGCGACCTCGTCGTCACGCCGTACGAGGAGGAGGACGACGCCACGTCGCCGTTCGTCCGCACGATCCTACGGGGGCCGGTGGACGCCATCGCGTTCCGCTCCGCAACGGGGAGCACGACGTGGAAGCGCGTGATGGTGCCGGTGCGAACCGCGAGCGACCTCGCGCACGCGATGATAGACTACGCCGCCCGCCTCGCCGGGCACGCGGGCACGGTGAGCGTCTGCACCTGCATCGACCACGAGCGCGAGCGCCGGAGCGCGGAGTCGATGCTCGCGAACCTCGTGGAGACAATCGAGTGCCGCTCCGAGACGCGGGTGTCGCGCTCCAGCATCGAGTCGTTCATCGAGCGCAACGACGCCCACTACGACCTCGTCGTGCTCGGCGCGAGTTCGAACCGCTCCGCGGCCTCCCGGGTGGTGTCGCCGCCGACGTTCAGCCGCATCGACGACGTGGAGACGGACGTGGCGGTCGTCCACCGAACCTGA
- a CDS encoding nucleoside phosphorylase has translation MAKQPHLLVAPGDVNDIALIPGDPGRVDRIAKQCEDVEVVSENREYKVVNATYEGTPLTICSTGIGCPSAAIAVEELHAVGVDTVIRVGTTGALQEGIEIGDMIVATGAAKDEGTSKRYESETLPAVPDYTVLSALVDSAEANDEDVHVGPIASDDAFYAETDEYVSAWEDANILSVEMEAAAVFSLARRKGMRAGAICTVDGNLVEGTQKGATEDEELPEKAKNNVERAITLSLNAVTNLA, from the coding sequence ATGGCGAAGCAGCCCCACTTGCTCGTGGCACCGGGCGACGTGAACGACATCGCGCTGATTCCGGGCGACCCCGGCCGCGTCGACCGTATCGCGAAGCAGTGCGAGGACGTGGAGGTCGTCTCGGAGAACCGCGAGTACAAGGTCGTGAACGCGACCTACGAGGGGACGCCCCTCACTATCTGTTCGACCGGCATCGGCTGTCCGTCCGCCGCTATCGCGGTCGAGGAACTGCACGCGGTCGGCGTCGACACCGTGATTCGCGTCGGGACGACGGGCGCGCTCCAGGAGGGCATCGAAATCGGCGACATGATCGTGGCGACGGGCGCGGCGAAGGACGAGGGCACGTCGAAGCGCTACGAGTCCGAGACCCTGCCCGCGGTTCCGGACTACACGGTGCTGTCCGCGCTCGTGGATTCCGCGGAGGCGAACGACGAGGACGTGCACGTCGGCCCCATCGCGTCCGACGACGCGTTCTACGCGGAGACCGACGAGTACGTGTCGGCGTGGGAGGACGCGAACATCCTCTCCGTCGAGATGGAGGCCGCGGCCGTGTTCTCGCTCGCGCGCCGGAAGGGCATGCGCGCCGGCGCGATCTGCACCGTGGACGGCAACCTCGTTGAGGGCACGCAGAAGGGCGCGACCGAGGACGAGGAACTCCCCGAGAAGGCGAAGAACAACGTCGAGCGCGCCATCACGCTCAGCCTGAACGCGGTCACGAACCTCGCGTAA
- a CDS encoding beta propeller repeat protein, producing the protein MFAALSDRVLSLSDGVTEFLVGEDVRCVAAGDRGTFAGTDDAVYRLRDGGAERVFEPDVEFVTALCVTPRFVFAGTEPSRVYRSRDGETWTECEGLDALESSGEWSFPPRPDTHHVRWIQSVPGAERLYVAIEAGALVRSPDAGETWTDRVAREAFDTHTMAVPASNPERAYAAAGDGFYVTADGGESWMRRESGLSETYCWSVAVRDDDQDALAVSSATGPRRAHTPETADATVSFWDDGWHEWTAGLPDRLLAPSLLATPDEWYALTDGALYAAASRGERWRAVREWDAPRQRPNGLVR; encoded by the coding sequence ATGTTCGCCGCGCTCTCGGACCGCGTGCTGTCGCTCTCGGACGGCGTGACGGAGTTCCTCGTCGGCGAGGACGTGCGGTGCGTCGCCGCCGGCGACCGCGGGACGTTCGCCGGAACCGACGACGCCGTCTACCGGCTCCGGGACGGCGGCGCGGAACGCGTCTTCGAGCCGGACGTCGAGTTCGTGACGGCGCTCTGCGTGACGCCCCGGTTCGTGTTCGCGGGCACCGAACCGAGCCGGGTCTATCGGTCGCGCGACGGCGAGACGTGGACGGAGTGCGAGGGACTCGACGCACTCGAATCGAGCGGCGAGTGGTCGTTCCCGCCGCGGCCCGACACCCACCACGTCCGCTGGATTCAGTCCGTCCCCGGCGCGGAGCGACTGTACGTCGCCATCGAGGCGGGCGCGCTCGTCCGCAGTCCGGACGCGGGCGAGACGTGGACTGACCGCGTCGCGCGGGAGGCGTTCGACACGCACACGATGGCCGTGCCCGCGAGCAATCCCGAGCGGGCGTACGCCGCCGCCGGCGACGGGTTCTACGTGACCGCGGACGGCGGCGAGTCCTGGATGCGGCGGGAGTCCGGGCTCTCGGAGACGTACTGCTGGAGCGTCGCCGTCCGCGACGACGACCAAGACGCGCTCGCCGTCTCGTCCGCGACCGGTCCGCGGCGCGCGCACACCCCGGAGACCGCGGACGCGACCGTCTCGTTCTGGGACGACGGCTGGCACGAGTGGACGGCGGGCCTCCCCGACCGCCTGCTCGCGCCGTCGCTCCTCGCGACCCCGGACGAGTGGTACGCGCTCACCGACGGCGCGCTCTACGCCGCCGCGTCGCGCGGGGAGCGCTGGCGGGCGGTTCGGGAGTGGGACGCGCCCCGACAGCGCCCGAACGGCCTCGTCCGGTGA
- a CDS encoding carbohydrate kinase family protein — translation MTRRVLAAGHVNWDVTLRVDALPDPDGEARIESQHAAGGGSAANAAVSLAGHGVDASILGSVGDDENGLLVERELAEAGVDTDRLRVVDDGETSVKYLVVAASGQVMVLGNDGANEAVGPDDVDAETVADADHVHLTSQRPETATRLARLAADAGATVSFDPGRRLDARDFSATIERADVLFLNGREAASVLGSEYANAPPTRGGLVVVKHGARGATVHTATGSYDHPGFDVDAVDTTGAGDAFAAGFLAVVLGADGIDADRIERALEYANACGALAATSEGARTAPDRPEVEAFLDDQY, via the coding sequence GTGACCCGGCGCGTGCTCGCGGCCGGTCACGTGAACTGGGACGTGACGTTGCGCGTGGACGCGCTCCCCGACCCGGACGGCGAGGCGCGCATCGAGAGCCAGCACGCCGCGGGCGGCGGGAGCGCGGCGAACGCCGCCGTGTCGCTCGCCGGGCACGGCGTGGACGCGAGCATCCTCGGGAGCGTCGGGGACGACGAGAACGGCCTGCTCGTCGAGCGCGAACTCGCGGAGGCGGGCGTGGACACCGACCGCCTGCGCGTCGTGGACGACGGCGAGACGAGCGTGAAGTACCTCGTCGTCGCGGCGAGCGGCCAGGTGATGGTGCTCGGGAACGACGGCGCGAACGAGGCCGTCGGCCCGGACGACGTGGACGCGGAGACGGTGGCTGACGCCGACCACGTCCACCTGACGAGCCAGCGCCCCGAAACCGCGACCCGGCTCGCGCGACTGGCCGCCGACGCGGGTGCGACGGTGAGTTTCGACCCCGGGCGTCGGCTCGACGCCCGAGACTTCTCCGCGACCATCGAGCGCGCGGACGTGCTGTTCCTGAACGGCCGGGAAGCCGCGTCCGTGCTCGGTTCCGAGTACGCGAACGCGCCGCCGACCCGCGGCGGTCTCGTGGTGGTGAAGCACGGCGCGCGCGGCGCGACCGTCCACACCGCGACCGGGAGCTACGACCACCCCGGATTCGACGTGGACGCGGTGGACACGACGGGCGCGGGCGACGCGTTCGCCGCCGGGTTCCTCGCCGTCGTCCTCGGCGCGGACGGCATCGACGCCGACCGCATCGAGCGCGCGCTGGAGTACGCGAACGCCTGCGGCGCGCTCGCCGCCACCAGCGAGGGCGCGCGCACCGCCCCCGACCGGCCCGAGGTCGAGGCCTTTCTCGACGACCAGTACTGA